One window from the genome of Cystobacter ferrugineus encodes:
- a CDS encoding histidine phosphatase family protein, giving the protein MNQSPPLVVIVRHGETAWSRTGHHTGRTDLPLLEEGRQMALKLREPLRQWDFATIWTSPLRRAIDTCELANQGHGAEQRADLTEWDYGTFEGKTKAEIRALDPDWSIWKKGVPGGEKLKDVGLRADRIIAGIHKAKGPVLLFSHGHLLRVLTARWLGLAPADGRLFVLGTGSISVLSVHADDASQPVIQRWNDTHHLNK; this is encoded by the coding sequence ATGAATCAGTCCCCGCCGCTGGTCGTAATCGTCCGCCATGGAGAAACCGCCTGGAGCCGCACCGGCCACCACACGGGCCGCACGGACCTGCCCCTGCTGGAGGAAGGGCGGCAGATGGCGCTCAAGCTGCGCGAGCCCCTGCGCCAGTGGGACTTCGCCACCATATGGACCAGCCCCCTGCGCCGGGCGATCGACACGTGCGAGCTGGCCAACCAGGGCCACGGCGCCGAGCAGCGCGCGGACCTGACGGAGTGGGACTACGGCACCTTCGAGGGCAAGACCAAGGCGGAGATCCGCGCCCTGGATCCGGACTGGAGCATCTGGAAGAAGGGCGTGCCGGGCGGAGAGAAGCTCAAGGACGTGGGCCTGCGCGCCGACCGCATCATCGCCGGCATCCACAAGGCCAAGGGCCCGGTGCTCCTCTTCTCCCACGGCCACCTGCTGCGCGTGCTCACCGCGCGCTGGCTGGGCCTGGCACCCGCCGACGGACGCCTCTTCGTGCTGGGCACCGGCTCCATCAGCGTGCTCTCCGTCCACGCGGATGACGCCAGCCAGCCCGTCATCCAGCGCTGGAACGACACGCACCACCTGAACAAGTGA
- a CDS encoding RCC1 domain-containing protein, with the protein MSILRVNFNSGSIPLLLLALLGACGEREVDTEAPRITLTTPRDASRVALARFQVAGTVEDDSGLAELSWRLNEDEPVALGAEGGERQGLDFELQPRPGRNLLVVHARDTRGNEAETSVSFTFGNQTGAGALHGGAVRDGILYTWGRNNRGQLGLGSTAGSKSPVKVEGLADVAAIAFAQNNSLAIQRDGSVWTWGDNASGQLGQAAPGASDTTMRRVPTRVPGISDAVAAAVGYRHMLVLHRDGHVSAFGENNNGQLGDGTTTDRHFPVPVPGLTDVVRVIGGSQHSAAVRRDGTVWVWGNNTYGNLGLGTQDGESHPTPTRVPGLTGVVDLANGRDHLLALHEDGTVSAWGLNASGQLGDGQVGAEDQRNSPVRVQGLTDATDVFAQGTMSFALRRDGTLWGWGENVNGQLGSGDTTRASVPTTPVLLRVVPQEPLTGLDDVSPGATHVIAHHRDGPLFAWGWSLEGSLGGGPDLLEQWSYPLPHQVVLP; encoded by the coding sequence ATGTCGATATTGCGAGTCAATTTCAACTCCGGCTCCATTCCCCTCCTACTGCTGGCGCTGCTGGGGGCGTGTGGAGAGAGGGAGGTGGACACCGAGGCGCCTCGCATCACGCTCACCACACCGCGGGACGCGTCACGCGTGGCGCTCGCGCGCTTCCAGGTGGCGGGCACGGTGGAGGATGACTCGGGGCTCGCGGAGCTGAGCTGGCGGCTCAACGAGGACGAGCCGGTGGCGCTCGGCGCGGAGGGAGGGGAGCGCCAGGGGCTGGACTTCGAGCTCCAGCCGCGTCCGGGCCGCAACCTCCTGGTGGTGCACGCACGCGACACGCGGGGCAACGAGGCGGAGACCTCGGTGAGCTTCACCTTCGGCAACCAGACGGGCGCGGGAGCGCTGCACGGCGGCGCGGTGCGCGACGGCATCCTCTATACCTGGGGACGCAACAACCGGGGGCAGCTCGGGCTCGGGAGCACCGCGGGCAGCAAGTCCCCGGTGAAGGTGGAGGGACTCGCGGACGTGGCCGCCATCGCCTTCGCCCAGAACAACTCCCTGGCGATTCAACGGGACGGCTCGGTGTGGACGTGGGGAGACAACGCGAGCGGCCAGCTCGGCCAGGCGGCCCCCGGCGCCTCCGACACGACGATGCGACGGGTGCCCACGCGCGTGCCCGGCATCTCCGACGCGGTGGCCGCCGCGGTGGGCTACAGGCACATGCTGGTGCTGCACCGGGACGGGCACGTGTCCGCCTTCGGCGAGAACAACAACGGCCAGCTCGGCGACGGCACCACCACGGATCGGCACTTCCCCGTGCCCGTCCCCGGGCTCACCGACGTCGTCCGGGTCATCGGCGGCTCGCAGCACTCGGCCGCGGTGCGCCGCGACGGCACCGTCTGGGTGTGGGGCAACAATACCTACGGCAACCTCGGACTCGGCACCCAGGACGGCGAGTCCCACCCCACGCCCACGCGCGTGCCCGGCCTCACCGGCGTGGTGGACCTCGCCAACGGGCGCGACCACCTGCTCGCTCTGCACGAGGACGGCACGGTGTCCGCCTGGGGCCTCAACGCCAGCGGCCAGCTCGGCGATGGACAGGTGGGCGCGGAGGACCAGCGCAATAGCCCCGTCCGGGTCCAGGGCCTCACGGACGCCACGGACGTCTTCGCCCAGGGCACCATGAGCTTCGCCCTCCGGCGCGATGGCACGCTGTGGGGCTGGGGCGAGAACGTCAATGGACAGCTCGGCTCGGGAGACACCACCCGGGCCTCCGTGCCCACCACCCCCGTGCTGCTGCGCGTGGTGCCCCAGGAACCCCTCACCGGCCTGGACGACGTGAGCCCCGGCGCCACCCATGTCATCGCCCACCACCGGGACGGGCCGCTGTTCGCCTGGGGCTGGAGCCTGGAGGGCTCGCTGGGCGGTGGCCCGGACCTGTTGGAGCAATGGTCCTATCCCCTGCCCCATCAGGTGGTGTTGCCATGA
- a CDS encoding RCC1 domain-containing protein, with product MSPRAARRAGSLLLALSAIACGQEPTPPAPPAPDTQAPHVRILSPAEGQDVAAFQVHVRGALEDDQGVVRSSWSLNGAPPVDFTPSAVFTLGGRPLPGTNHLRVEAVDAAGNTGVAEVRFSWGTSLAAGLSHSAALRDGQLFTWGGNDAGQLGRPDAGNAPHPLPVPGLAPVRAVVAGPSSTLVLGEDGGAWAWGTLPSGLVPARQAPSTPTRVESPGPVVDAALGTSHALLLLADGTVLAVGSNTAGQLGLGSTAPVKAPTPVPGLSDIVRVAVGTAHSVALRRDGTVFTWGDNGDGQLGNGELDDAPHPEPLEVAHLGHVVDIASGRDHVLALGADGRVRAWGLGMSGQLGHGRSGMLGSRAQPVEVLEVTDAVAVSAQANVGFALSASGTLWAWGQNSNAQLGDGTLAERPRPVRVQGLGPARAMTAAPLHTLAWTREGHCLAWGANHDGQLGASLPSEGSPRSPTPLPVVFP from the coding sequence ATGAGCCCACGAGCCGCCCGCCGCGCCGGAAGCCTGCTGCTCGCGCTGAGCGCCATCGCCTGTGGCCAGGAGCCCACGCCCCCGGCTCCGCCCGCGCCCGACACCCAGGCACCCCACGTGCGCATCCTCTCCCCCGCCGAGGGGCAGGACGTCGCCGCCTTCCAGGTACATGTCCGGGGAGCGCTCGAGGATGACCAGGGCGTGGTGCGCTCCTCCTGGTCCCTCAATGGCGCGCCTCCCGTGGACTTCACGCCCTCGGCGGTCTTCACCCTCGGAGGCCGCCCGCTGCCGGGCACCAACCACCTGCGCGTGGAGGCCGTGGACGCGGCGGGCAACACGGGGGTGGCCGAGGTGCGCTTCTCGTGGGGCACCTCGCTCGCCGCGGGACTGTCGCACTCGGCGGCCCTGCGCGATGGCCAGCTCTTCACCTGGGGCGGCAATGACGCGGGGCAACTGGGACGCCCGGACGCCGGGAACGCGCCCCACCCCCTTCCCGTCCCGGGGCTCGCTCCGGTGCGCGCGGTGGTGGCCGGTCCCTCCTCGACCCTCGTCCTCGGGGAGGACGGCGGCGCATGGGCCTGGGGCACGCTGCCCTCGGGACTCGTCCCGGCACGGCAGGCGCCCTCCACGCCCACCCGCGTGGAGAGTCCCGGCCCCGTGGTGGACGCGGCGCTCGGCACGAGCCATGCCCTGCTGCTGCTCGCCGACGGCACGGTGCTCGCGGTGGGGAGCAACACGGCGGGACAACTGGGGCTCGGCTCGACCGCGCCCGTGAAGGCCCCCACGCCCGTGCCCGGCCTGTCGGACATCGTCCGCGTGGCCGTGGGCACCGCGCACTCCGTGGCGCTGCGCCGCGATGGCACCGTCTTCACGTGGGGCGACAATGGCGATGGGCAGCTCGGCAACGGAGAGCTGGATGACGCGCCCCACCCCGAGCCCCTGGAGGTGGCGCACCTGGGCCACGTGGTGGACATCGCGTCGGGGAGGGATCACGTGCTGGCGCTCGGCGCGGATGGCCGCGTGCGGGCGTGGGGCCTGGGCATGTCGGGACAGCTCGGCCATGGCAGGAGCGGGATGCTCGGCAGCCGGGCCCAACCCGTGGAGGTGCTGGAGGTGACGGACGCGGTGGCCGTGTCCGCCCAGGCCAACGTCGGCTTCGCGCTCTCGGCCTCGGGGACGCTCTGGGCGTGGGGGCAGAACTCCAACGCGCAGCTCGGGGACGGCACCCTCGCGGAGCGGCCGAGGCCCGTCCGGGTCCAGGGGCTCGGGCCCGCGCGCGCCATGACGGCGGCTCCCCTGCACACGCTCGCCTGGACCCGGGAAGGCCACTGCCTCGCCTGGGGCGCCAACCACGACGGACAGCTCGGCGCGAGCCTGCCCTCCGAAGGTTCTCCCCGCTCTCCCACTCCCCTCCCGGTGGTCTTCCCATGA
- a CDS encoding di-heme oxidoredictase family protein — protein sequence MKPTHALVTAGWGLLAACGPTSRAPDEDPNPSHAVVEAGEERPGGGATVQDTSAQAFSRPAPSLPLARLSAFGAGEALFEADWFAAPNSREDRDGLGPLFNSVSCEACHFQNGRGAPPQGAEQPTVSLLLRLSVPGGGEHGGPRPEPTYGDQLQTRAISGVPAEGRATLTWEERSGTFADGEPWTLRAPIYVLSRLAHGPLATDTRLSPRVAQPLVGPGLLAAVPEERLLEWADPEDADGDGISGRPNRVWSVRRGRWEPGRFGWKANQPDLEQQNAAAMKGDLGITSPLFPTESCTAAQATCLSAASGGAPELDEGKLAALTAYTAALAVPARRGHDQPHVLQGKDVFHRVGCARCHRPSLETGEVEGRPELSHQRLWPYSDLLLHDLGDALADGYDDFLATGNEWRTPPLWGLGLTRTVSGHTRLLHDGRARTVLEAILWHGGEAQAARDAVLRLSRAERDALLAFLDSL from the coding sequence ATGAAACCCACGCACGCACTCGTCACCGCCGGCTGGGGTCTGCTCGCCGCGTGTGGCCCGACCTCGCGGGCACCGGACGAGGACCCCAACCCGAGCCATGCGGTGGTGGAAGCCGGCGAGGAGCGGCCCGGAGGCGGAGCCACGGTCCAGGACACGAGCGCACAGGCCTTCTCGCGCCCCGCGCCCTCACTCCCCCTCGCACGGCTGTCCGCGTTCGGCGCGGGGGAAGCCCTGTTCGAGGCGGACTGGTTCGCGGCGCCCAACTCGAGGGAGGACCGCGATGGCCTCGGGCCGCTCTTCAACTCCGTGTCCTGCGAGGCGTGCCACTTCCAGAACGGACGCGGTGCCCCACCCCAGGGCGCCGAGCAGCCCACGGTCTCGCTGCTCTTGCGCCTGAGCGTGCCCGGCGGGGGCGAGCATGGGGGGCCCCGGCCCGAGCCCACCTATGGGGATCAGCTCCAGACGCGGGCGATCTCCGGAGTGCCCGCCGAGGGACGCGCCACGCTCACCTGGGAGGAGCGCTCGGGCACCTTCGCGGATGGAGAGCCCTGGACGTTGCGCGCGCCCATCTATGTCCTCTCGCGGCTCGCCCACGGGCCGCTGGCCACGGACACGCGCCTCTCCCCGCGGGTGGCACAGCCGCTGGTGGGGCCGGGGTTGCTCGCGGCCGTGCCCGAGGAGCGCCTCCTCGAATGGGCGGATCCCGAGGACGCGGATGGAGACGGCATCTCCGGGCGGCCCAACCGGGTGTGGAGCGTGCGCCGGGGTCGGTGGGAGCCAGGCCGCTTCGGCTGGAAGGCCAACCAGCCCGACCTGGAGCAGCAGAACGCCGCGGCCATGAAGGGAGACCTCGGCATCACCTCGCCGCTCTTCCCCACCGAGTCCTGTACCGCCGCGCAGGCCACCTGCCTCTCGGCCGCCTCCGGCGGAGCCCCCGAGCTGGACGAGGGCAAGCTGGCCGCCCTCACCGCCTATACGGCCGCGCTCGCCGTCCCCGCCCGCCGCGGGCATGACCAGCCCCACGTACTCCAGGGCAAGGACGTCTTCCACCGCGTGGGCTGCGCCCGCTGCCACCGGCCCTCGCTCGAGACGGGAGAGGTGGAAGGCCGCCCGGAGCTCTCCCACCAGCGGTTGTGGCCCTACTCGGACCTGCTCCTGCACGACCTGGGAGATGCGCTCGCCGACGGCTACGACGACTTCCTCGCCACTGGCAACGAATGGCGCACGCCCCCGCTGTGGGGCCTCGGCCTGACGCGCACCGTCAGCGGCCACACGCGCCTGCTCCATGATGGCCGGGCCCGCACGGTGCTCGAGGCCATCCTCTGGCACGGCGGCGAGGCCCAGGCCGCCCGCGACGCGGTGCTCCGCCTGTCCCGCGCCGAGCGCGACGCCCTCCTCGCCTTCCTCGACTCGCTCTGA
- a CDS encoding imelysin family protein encodes MTKQGWLALMATGTLLTAGCGADGPLEESRARPVVERYAALTYENYTDVVTQALRLREAVERFLEQPSEERLSTARSAWINARRAYGQSEAFRFYGGPIDDEDTGPEGQINAWPLDEAYIDGIIDGQEPLSQELITSMNERNGETNISSGYHAIEFLLWGKDENDTGPGNRPYTDFVDGITPSNAERRRQYLSLVTKQLMEDLESVRAAWAPGQDNYRKAFVAEAPKEAVLKMLTGLGSLSGAELAGERMTVAYDNKDQENEHSCFSDNTHADLYNNALGIQNVYLGRYGTADGVGLDELVAAVDPKLNEEMKQRLQASLDAIQAIPAPFDQAILGNDSSPGRQKVKAAIDALRAQTETLVDVATALGIQLNLE; translated from the coding sequence ATGACGAAGCAGGGTTGGTTGGCATTGATGGCGACGGGCACGCTGCTCACCGCGGGCTGTGGCGCGGATGGGCCGCTGGAGGAGTCGCGCGCGCGGCCAGTGGTGGAGCGCTACGCGGCGCTGACGTACGAGAACTACACGGATGTGGTGACACAGGCCCTGAGACTGCGCGAGGCGGTGGAGAGATTCCTGGAGCAGCCGAGCGAGGAGCGGCTGTCCACGGCCCGCTCGGCGTGGATCAACGCGCGCAGGGCCTATGGCCAGAGCGAGGCCTTCCGCTTCTACGGCGGCCCCATCGACGACGAGGACACCGGCCCCGAGGGGCAGATCAACGCCTGGCCGCTGGACGAGGCGTACATCGACGGCATCATCGACGGCCAGGAGCCGCTGAGCCAGGAGCTGATCACCTCGATGAACGAGCGCAATGGAGAGACGAACATCTCCTCGGGCTACCACGCCATCGAGTTCCTGCTGTGGGGCAAGGACGAGAACGACACGGGCCCGGGCAACCGGCCCTACACGGACTTCGTCGACGGGATCACACCGTCCAACGCCGAGCGGCGCCGGCAGTACCTGAGCCTCGTGACGAAGCAGTTGATGGAGGACCTGGAGTCGGTGCGGGCGGCGTGGGCGCCCGGCCAGGACAACTACCGCAAGGCGTTCGTGGCCGAGGCTCCCAAGGAGGCCGTGCTGAAGATGCTCACCGGCCTGGGCAGCCTGAGCGGCGCGGAGCTGGCGGGCGAGCGCATGACGGTGGCCTACGACAACAAGGACCAGGAGAACGAGCACTCCTGCTTCAGCGACAATACGCACGCGGACCTGTACAACAACGCGCTGGGCATCCAGAACGTGTACCTCGGGCGCTACGGCACCGCGGACGGCGTGGGACTCGACGAGCTGGTGGCCGCGGTGGATCCGAAACTGAACGAAGAGATGAAGCAGCGGCTGCAAGCCAGCCTCGACGCCATCCAGGCGATCCCCGCTCCGTTCGATCAGGCTATCCTCGGCAATGACAGCAGCCCGGGGCGGCAGAAGGTGAAGGCCGCCATCGACGCGCTGCGGGCGCAGACGGAGACGCTCGTCGACGTGGCCACCGCGCTCGGCATTCAACTCAACCTGGAGTGA
- a CDS encoding di-heme oxidoredictase family protein — MRRTLLPLLCLLASGCGDDDAPEPEEALPGGETTVHDTTRNAFALAARNLQGERRDAFFVGNALFNRNWVTAPASTEGLDGLGPTFNASSCAACHFKDGRGKPPTEPGEKPLSLLFRLSIPGVDEHGGPLADPVYGGQLQPLSILGVPAEGQMALSHSTHEGQYADGTPWSLEEPHYTLESLAFGAPHPELMVSPRVAPVMIGLGLLEAIPDAGLEKLADPEDRDGDGISGRINHVWDVQAGAVRVGRFGWKANQPSLSQQNTSAFRGDLGITSALFPDEDCPSVQTACQQAPRGGTPEVDEQKLAQVTFYSRMLAVPARRDADAPDVLRGRSLFREVGCATCHVPRHETGTVEDAPELSGQIIFPYTDLLLHDMGEALSDHRPDFEATGSEWRTPPLWGIGLVKTVNRHTRFLHDGRARSLEEAILWHGGEGEKARERFRTLSATERSQLLRFLESL; from the coding sequence ATGCGGCGCACGCTCTTGCCCCTCCTGTGCCTGCTCGCCAGCGGCTGTGGTGACGACGACGCCCCCGAACCGGAGGAGGCGCTGCCGGGCGGAGAGACGACGGTCCACGACACCACGCGCAACGCCTTCGCCCTGGCGGCCCGCAACCTCCAGGGCGAGCGGCGTGACGCCTTCTTCGTGGGCAACGCCCTGTTCAACCGCAACTGGGTGACGGCGCCCGCCTCCACCGAGGGCCTGGACGGGCTGGGGCCGACGTTCAACGCCTCCTCGTGCGCCGCATGTCATTTCAAGGATGGCCGGGGCAAGCCCCCGACCGAGCCGGGAGAGAAGCCCCTGTCGCTGCTCTTCCGGCTGAGCATCCCCGGCGTGGACGAGCACGGGGGACCCCTGGCGGATCCCGTCTATGGCGGTCAACTTCAGCCACTCTCCATCCTCGGTGTCCCCGCCGAGGGGCAGATGGCGCTCTCGCACAGCACCCACGAGGGCCAGTACGCGGACGGCACGCCGTGGTCGCTGGAGGAGCCCCACTACACCCTGGAGAGCCTGGCCTTCGGCGCACCCCACCCCGAACTCATGGTGAGCCCGCGCGTGGCGCCGGTGATGATCGGCCTGGGCCTGCTCGAGGCCATTCCGGACGCGGGGCTGGAGAAGCTCGCGGATCCCGAGGATCGGGATGGGGATGGCATCTCGGGCCGCATCAACCATGTCTGGGATGTGCAAGCCGGGGCGGTGCGTGTGGGGCGCTTCGGCTGGAAGGCCAACCAACCTTCCCTGAGCCAGCAGAACACGAGCGCCTTCCGGGGCGACCTCGGCATCACCTCGGCGCTGTTCCCCGACGAGGATTGCCCCTCGGTGCAGACGGCCTGCCAGCAGGCGCCCCGGGGGGGCACACCCGAGGTGGACGAGCAGAAGCTGGCCCAGGTGACGTTCTACTCGCGGATGCTGGCGGTGCCCGCGCGCCGGGACGCGGACGCGCCGGACGTGCTGCGCGGCCGGAGCCTCTTCCGCGAGGTGGGCTGCGCGACCTGCCACGTGCCGCGCCACGAGACGGGCACGGTGGAGGACGCTCCCGAGCTGTCCGGACAGATCATCTTCCCGTACACGGACCTGCTGCTGCACGACATGGGCGAGGCGCTCTCCGACCACCGTCCCGACTTCGAGGCCACGGGCAGCGAGTGGCGCACGCCGCCGCTGTGGGGCATCGGGCTCGTGAAGACGGTCAACCGCCACACGCGCTTCCTGCACGATGGCCGCGCCCGCTCGCTGGAGGAGGCCATCCTCTGGCACGGGGGCGAGGGCGAAAAGGCCCGGGAGCGCTTCCGCACCCTCTCCGCCACCGAGCGCTCCCAACTGCTGCGCTTCCTGGAGTCCTTGTGA
- a CDS encoding imelysin family protein, giving the protein MNRLSRRLLSVPLLLSLALAGCGDSQGTTLRSAFLGELAEKTILPTYRDFDTRTGTLATALTELERTPTEATLATAQAAWRSVREPWGIQEALHIGPSEELHTGAAVDQVPSTSGIDSLLAGTTPLTEQSVGELGANRKGMMAMEYVLFDSQAGNAAVLTRLTEGDAGARRRAYLRALGAVLHTDAVEVHGEWEPDQGNYVAQLASAGTSGSRYATQKEAVDEIVNRLIGSVEVAELKLSKPLGFETGGTVRPEEEEARRSDNSLADLTHALVGMERLWLGPEGNGGLSRVVAATNKTLDTTVRGELAAVRTALESIPPPLRTALLQNRESVEAARAALSNLRATLASEVVANLGVTLKFNDNDGD; this is encoded by the coding sequence GTGAACCGACTCTCGCGCCGTCTCTTGTCCGTCCCGCTCCTGCTGTCGCTGGCCCTCGCGGGCTGTGGGGACTCGCAGGGCACCACCCTGCGCTCGGCCTTCCTCGGGGAGCTGGCCGAGAAGACCATCCTGCCCACGTACCGGGACTTCGACACGCGCACGGGCACGCTCGCCACCGCGCTCACGGAACTGGAGCGCACGCCCACCGAGGCCACGCTCGCCACGGCCCAGGCCGCGTGGCGCTCCGTGCGCGAGCCCTGGGGCATCCAGGAGGCGCTCCACATCGGCCCCTCGGAGGAGCTGCACACGGGCGCCGCGGTGGATCAGGTCCCGTCGACGAGCGGCATCGACAGCCTGCTCGCGGGCACGACGCCGCTGACCGAGCAGAGCGTCGGGGAGCTGGGCGCCAACCGCAAGGGCATGATGGCCATGGAGTACGTGCTCTTCGACTCGCAGGCGGGCAACGCGGCGGTGCTCACGCGGCTCACCGAGGGTGACGCCGGAGCGCGCCGCCGGGCCTACCTGCGGGCGCTCGGGGCCGTGCTGCACACCGACGCGGTGGAGGTCCACGGCGAGTGGGAGCCGGACCAGGGCAACTACGTCGCGCAGCTCGCGAGCGCGGGCACCAGCGGCAGCAGGTACGCCACCCAGAAGGAGGCGGTGGACGAGATCGTCAATCGCCTCATCGGCTCGGTGGAGGTGGCGGAGCTCAAGCTGTCCAAGCCGCTCGGGTTCGAGACCGGGGGCACCGTGCGGCCCGAGGAGGAGGAGGCACGGCGCAGCGACAACTCGCTCGCGGACCTGACGCACGCGCTCGTGGGCATGGAGCGGCTGTGGCTCGGGCCGGAGGGCAACGGAGGGCTGTCGCGCGTGGTGGCCGCCACCAACAAGACCCTGGACACGACGGTGCGGGGGGAGCTCGCGGCGGTGCGCACGGCGCTCGAGTCCATTCCGCCCCCGCTGCGCACGGCCCTGCTTCAGAACCGCGAGTCGGTGGAGGCCGCCCGCGCCGCGCTCTCCAACCTGCGCGCCACGCTCGCCTCGGAGGTGGTGGCCAACCTGGGCGTGACGCTCAAGTTCAACGACAACGATGGGGATTGA
- a CDS encoding HTTM domain-containing protein — translation MGIEAAPGVRERLGAALFAPVDRASLVAWRVLFGLLMTIAVARFFAYGWIEEHYLAPRVLFPFAGLEWIRPWPGVGMYVHFVLMGLGALGIAFGVAYRLSALTFVLTFTYAHLIDRTYYLNHYYFISLVGLVMVVLPLDRKGPVPAWWLWLLRAQVGLVYVFGGVAKLKRDWLVHAQPLKIWLSASTDLPVLGRFFELPWAPHAFSIAGAVFDLGVVPALLWRRTRGPAFVAVVTFHVITRLLFPIGMFPWVMISGALLFFPPDWPRRLGAWLRRLPASLTPPTALPAFRASWTGPVLAAVFLGVQVLLPLRHLLYPGDVMWTEEGFRFSWNVMLMEKDGMAEFRVSEPATGQWWVVSPGRYLAPYQVKMMATQPDMLLTFAHYLARDFAERGHPGVEVRVNAFASLNGRPRQRLVDPTVDLARVSPWDSVSAWVLPFQDVEPP, via the coding sequence ATGGGGATTGAGGCCGCGCCTGGCGTGCGCGAGCGGCTCGGCGCGGCGCTCTTCGCGCCCGTGGATCGCGCCTCGCTCGTGGCGTGGCGAGTCCTCTTCGGGCTGCTGATGACCATCGCCGTCGCGCGCTTCTTCGCGTACGGGTGGATTGAGGAGCACTACCTCGCGCCCCGGGTGCTCTTCCCCTTCGCGGGGCTGGAGTGGATCCGCCCCTGGCCGGGCGTGGGCATGTACGTCCACTTCGTGCTGATGGGCCTGGGGGCGCTGGGGATTGCCTTCGGCGTCGCGTACCGGCTGAGCGCGCTCACGTTCGTGCTCACCTTCACGTACGCGCACCTCATCGACCGGACGTACTACCTCAACCACTACTACTTCATCTCGCTGGTGGGGCTGGTGATGGTGGTGCTGCCCCTGGACCGGAAGGGCCCCGTGCCCGCGTGGTGGCTGTGGCTGCTTCGGGCGCAGGTGGGCCTCGTGTATGTCTTTGGCGGGGTGGCCAAGCTCAAGCGGGACTGGCTCGTGCATGCCCAGCCATTGAAGATCTGGCTCTCGGCGAGTACGGACCTGCCGGTGCTCGGGCGGTTCTTCGAGCTGCCCTGGGCCCCGCATGCCTTCAGCATCGCCGGCGCGGTGTTCGACCTGGGCGTGGTGCCCGCGCTGCTGTGGCGGCGCACGCGCGGACCGGCCTTCGTGGCGGTGGTCACCTTCCATGTCATCACCCGGCTGCTCTTCCCCATCGGCATGTTCCCGTGGGTGATGATCTCCGGCGCGCTGCTCTTCTTCCCTCCGGACTGGCCGCGGCGGCTCGGGGCCTGGCTGCGGCGGCTCCCCGCGTCGCTCACGCCCCCGACGGCGCTCCCCGCCTTCCGCGCATCGTGGACGGGCCCCGTGCTGGCCGCGGTGTTTCTCGGCGTGCAGGTGCTGCTGCCCCTGCGCCACCTGCTCTACCCGGGCGACGTGATGTGGACGGAGGAGGGCTTCCGCTTCTCGTGGAACGTGATGCTGATGGAGAAGGACGGCATGGCGGAGTTCCGCGTCAGCGAGCCCGCCACGGGCCAGTGGTGGGTGGTGTCCCCGGGCAGGTACCTCGCGCCCTACCAGGTGAAGATGATGGCCACGCAGCCAGACATGCTGCTGACGTTCGCGCACTACCTGGCGCGCGACTTCGCCGAGCGGGGCCACCCGGGCGTGGAGGTGCGCGTCAACGCCTTCGCGAGCCTCAACGGCAGGCCCCGGCAACGGCTCGTGGACCCCACGGTGGACCTGGCCCGGGTGAGCCCCTGGGACAGCGTGAGCGCGTGGGTGTTGCCCTTCCAGGACGTGGAGCCGCCCTGA
- a CDS encoding type 1 glutamine amidotransferase domain-containing protein: MTATRRVIIPLPDRDFDVTEVAVPWRLLVDAGHEVVFATERGATPAADPLLLTGVLFGKLGAEPEPKRFYEQMIQSPAFQKPITWEAIDPEAYDGMVLPGGHAPGMRQYLGSEALQAKVAAFWKLGRPVGAICHGVLVLARAKDPSTGKSLLWGRRTTCLPKYMERAAYFLTAWKLGRYYRTYPAYVEEEVREALAPSGQFERGPREYSRRGTATDHGPAFVVEDGDYVSARWPGDAYLFTERFLAKLEARAARG; encoded by the coding sequence ATGACTGCTACGCGTCGCGTCATCATTCCCCTGCCCGACCGAGACTTCGATGTGACCGAGGTGGCCGTACCCTGGCGCCTGCTGGTGGACGCGGGCCACGAGGTGGTGTTCGCCACCGAGCGGGGAGCCACGCCCGCCGCGGATCCGCTGCTGCTCACGGGAGTGCTCTTCGGGAAGCTCGGCGCGGAGCCCGAACCCAAGCGCTTCTACGAGCAGATGATCCAGAGCCCCGCCTTCCAGAAGCCCATCACCTGGGAGGCGATCGACCCCGAGGCGTATGACGGAATGGTACTGCCCGGGGGACACGCGCCCGGCATGCGGCAGTACCTGGGCAGCGAGGCGCTCCAGGCGAAGGTGGCGGCGTTCTGGAAGCTCGGGCGGCCGGTGGGGGCCATCTGCCATGGGGTGCTGGTGCTCGCGCGGGCGAAGGACCCGTCCACCGGCAAGAGCCTGCTGTGGGGTCGGCGCACCACGTGCCTGCCCAAGTACATGGAGCGCGCGGCGTACTTCCTCACCGCGTGGAAGCTGGGGCGCTATTACCGCACGTATCCCGCCTACGTGGAGGAGGAGGTCCGCGAGGCCCTGGCGCCCTCGGGGCAGTTCGAGCGCGGGCCGCGCGAGTACTCCCGGCGAGGCACGGCCACGGACCATGGGCCGGCCTTCGTGGTGGAGGATGGTGACTACGTCTCCGCGCGCTGGCCCGGGGATGCCTACCTCTTCACCGAGCGCTTCCTGGCGAAGCTCGAGGCCCGTGCGGCCCGGGGTTGA